One Poecilia reticulata strain Guanapo linkage group LG19, Guppy_female_1.0+MT, whole genome shotgun sequence genomic window carries:
- the map2k6 gene encoding dual specificity mitogen-activated protein kinase kinase 6 isoform X2, translating to MRHVPSDLIMAVKRIRATVNTQEQKRLLMDLDISMRTVDCFYTVTFYGALFREGDVWICMELMDTSLDKFYKQVIEKDLTIPEDILGKIAVSIVKALEHLHSNLQVIHRDVKPSNVLINTQGQVKMCDFGISGYLVDSVAKTMDAGCKPYMAPERINPETNQKGYNVKSDIWSLGITMIELAILRFPYDSWGTPFQQLKQVVEEPSPQLPADRFSPDFVDFTSQCLKKNAKERPTYTELMQHPFFTSHEAKETDVASFVKVILGD from the exons ATGAGGCATGTGCCCAGTGATCTTATCATGGCTGTTAAG CGGATTCGGGCCACTGTTAACACTCAGGAGCAGAAGAGGCTGCTGATGGATCTGGACATCTCCATGAGGACAGTGGATTGTTTTTACACTGTCACTTTCTATGGAGCGTTGTTCAGAGAG GGTGACGTGTGGATCTGCATGGAGCTGATGGACACTTCCCTGGACAAGTTCTACAAGCAGGTGATCGAGAAGGACCTGACCATTCCCGAGGACATCCTGGGAAAAATCGCTGTCTCT ATAGTAAAGGCTCTGGAGCATCTGCACAGCAATCTGCAAGTCATCCACAGAG ATGTGAAGCCCTCCAATGTGCTCATCAACACTCAGGGTCAAGTGAAGATGTGCGACTTCGGCATCAGCGGCTACCTGGTGGACTCTGTGGCTAAAACTATGGACGCCGGCTGCAAGCCCTACATGGCG CCCGAGAGGATCAACCCGGAGACGAACCAGAAAGGCTACAACGTCAAATCTGACATCTGGAGTTTAGGAATCACAATG ATCGAGCTCGCCATCCTGCGCTTCCCGTACGACTCGTGGGGAACGCCCTTTCAGCAGCTGAAGCAGGTGGTGGAAGAACCTTCGCCCCAGCTTCCTGCCGACCGGTTCTCCCCTGACTTTGTGGATTTCACCTCTCAGTG CTTAAAGAAAAACGCCAAAGAGCGGCCAACATACACAGAACTCATG CAACATCCCTTCTTCACCTCCCACGAGGCCAAAGAAACTGACGTGGCTAGCTTTGTGAAAGTCATCCTGGGGGACTGA